From Deltaproteobacteria bacterium, a single genomic window includes:
- the rplT gene encoding 50S ribosomal protein L20, which yields MPRVKGGVRGARRRKRILKMAKGYQGTRAKLLRSARLAVERALRYAYRDRRVRKREFRRLWIVRINASARAQDMTYSRFMEGLRKANVSLDRKVLADMAVHDAEGFADLVRIAKENA from the coding sequence ATGCCGAGGGTCAAAGGAGGAGTAAGGGGGGCCCGCAGAAGAAAGCGGATCCTCAAGATGGCCAAGGGATATCAAGGGACGCGAGCAAAGCTTCTGCGCAGTGCCCGCCTGGCAGTGGAACGGGCCTTACGCTATGCCTACCGCGACCGGCGGGTCAGAAAGAGGGAGTTTAGAAGGCTGTGGATTGTGAGGATCAATGCCTCGGCCAGGGCCCAAGATATGACCTACAGTCGTTTCATGGAGGGACTGCGCAAGGCCAATGTCTCCCTAGACAGGAAGGTCTTAGCAGATATGGCAGTTCATGATGCCGAGGGCTTTGCCGATCTTGTCAGGATAGCTAAGGAGAATGCCTAA
- the rpmI gene encoding 50S ribosomal protein L35, which translates to MPKLKTKRGAAKRFKITGSGRKVKRHKAFANHILTKKSPKRKRILRAPDLVHGVNVKLVKRLIPYG; encoded by the coding sequence GTGCCAAAACTGAAGACCAAGCGGGGGGCAGCGAAGAGGTTCAAGATCACGGGGTCTGGGAGGAAGGTCAAGCGACACAAGGCCTTTGCCAACCATATCCTTACCAAGAAGAGCCCTAAAAGGAAACGGATCTTAAGGGCCCCTGATCTCGTGCATGGTGTCAATGTGAAGTTAGTAAAGAGATTGATCCCTTATGGGTAG
- the infC gene encoding translation initiation factor IF-3 codes for MEKKEVRVNRNIRSPQVRVIDPGGEQMGIMSLHEALEQASNFGLDLVEVSSKSDPPVCKIMDYGRYRYLQSKKAHEAKKKQAGGQLKEVKMRPKTEEHDIQVKLRHVERFLKGGYKTKISIVFRGRELAHKDLGERMMEKIIEETKEWGVVEHPPRFEGRSIVVILAPI; via the coding sequence ATAGAGAAAAAGGAGGTCCGAGTCAACAGGAATATCAGGTCCCCCCAGGTAAGGGTCATAGATCCAGGGGGGGAGCAGATGGGGATTATGTCCCTGCATGAGGCCTTGGAACAGGCGAGCAACTTTGGTTTGGACTTAGTGGAGGTTTCCTCCAAATCGGATCCTCCCGTATGTAAGATTATGGACTATGGAAGGTATAGATACCTCCAGAGCAAAAAGGCCCACGAGGCCAAGAAGAAGCAGGCGGGTGGTCAGTTAAAAGAAGTCAAGATGAGGCCGAAGACAGAAGAGCACGACATACAAGTTAAGCTCCGGCACGTCGAGCGTTTCTTGAAGGGGGGATACAAGACGAAGATCTCAATTGTCTTCCGGGGGAGAGAACTGGCCCACAAGGATCTGGGAGAACGGATGATGGAGAAGATCATTGAGGAGACTAAGGAGTGGGGGGTGGTGGAGCACCCTCCCAGGTTCGAGGGGCGAAGCATAGTGGTGATCTTGGCCCCTATTTAA
- the thrS gene encoding threonine--tRNA ligase yields MFNNSVVMKKEEGDFLARMRHSASHVMAQAVQELFPGTKLSIGPSTEDGFYYDLDYEGTFSPEDLPKIEARMKEIIAQDLPFICEEVFKEEALKFFQERGEVYKVEILRGIEDERVTLYRQGDFVDLCRGPHLSSTGHIKAFKLLSVAGAYWRGDERNKMLQRIYGTAFPTQEELDAYLTRLEEAKRRDHRRLGRELDLFSINEEAGAGLVIYHPKGALLRSILEEFERREHLRRGYHLVIGPQILKLDLWKRSGHFDNYKDYMYFTKVEDQEYALKPMNCLAHMLIYKSRQRSYRDLPIRYFELGIVNRHERSGVLHGLLRVREFTQDDAHILCRPDQLHDEIRGILNFVKDVMAIFGFSYELELSTRPEKSIGSDEDWEMATKALMDVLDQGGLSYEVNEGEGAFYGPKIDVKLRDALDRRWQCATIQCDFTMPERFDLTYIGSDGGRHRPVMLHRVVLGAMERFIGILIEHYGGAFPIWLSPVQVTILTVTDRNIPYGEKVYQRLWEEGVRVEQDFRNEKLGFKIREAQLQKVPYMLIIGDREQHSGTVAPRRRDGVDMKGMALERFLALIREEGKIPGS; encoded by the coding sequence ATGTTTAATAATTCTGTAGTTATGAAAAAAGAAGAGGGCGATTTCCTTGCCAGGATGAGGCATAGTGCGTCCCATGTGATGGCCCAGGCGGTACAGGAGCTCTTCCCCGGGACCAAACTCTCCATAGGACCCTCCACGGAGGATGGTTTCTACTATGATCTCGACTATGAAGGCACCTTCTCCCCTGAAGACCTCCCCAAGATCGAAGCCCGGATGAAGGAGATCATTGCCCAAGACCTCCCCTTCATATGCGAGGAGGTTTTCAAAGAGGAGGCCCTCAAGTTTTTTCAAGAGAGGGGGGAGGTATATAAGGTAGAGATCCTAAGGGGTATAGAGGATGAGCGGGTGACCCTCTATCGACAAGGTGACTTTGTCGACCTCTGTCGCGGCCCCCACCTCTCCTCCACGGGACATATAAAGGCATTCAAGCTCCTCAGCGTAGCAGGTGCCTATTGGCGTGGTGATGAGCGCAACAAGATGTTGCAAAGGATATATGGCACCGCCTTCCCCACCCAGGAGGAGCTGGATGCCTATTTGACGAGGTTGGAAGAGGCCAAGAGGAGGGATCACCGGCGCCTGGGGCGGGAGCTTGATCTCTTTAGCATCAATGAGGAAGCAGGGGCTGGTCTGGTCATCTATCACCCGAAGGGGGCCCTTTTGCGTTCCATCTTAGAGGAGTTCGAACGACGAGAACACCTCAGGAGGGGATATCACCTCGTCATCGGTCCTCAGATCCTGAAGCTGGATCTCTGGAAGAGATCAGGGCATTTTGACAACTATAAGGATTATATGTACTTTACCAAGGTAGAAGATCAGGAATATGCCCTCAAACCCATGAACTGCTTGGCCCATATGCTCATCTATAAATCGAGGCAGCGCAGCTACAGGGATCTACCCATCAGATATTTTGAATTGGGGATAGTAAATCGCCATGAGAGGTCGGGCGTCCTGCACGGTCTTTTGCGGGTGAGGGAGTTTACACAGGACGATGCCCACATCCTCTGCCGGCCTGACCAATTGCACGATGAGATCAGGGGCATCCTCAACTTCGTCAAGGATGTAATGGCCATCTTCGGTTTTTCTTATGAGTTGGAGCTGAGCACTAGGCCGGAGAAGTCCATCGGGAGTGATGAGGACTGGGAAATGGCTACCAAGGCATTGATGGATGTCCTGGATCAAGGAGGTCTTTCCTATGAGGTCAATGAAGGAGAGGGGGCATTCTACGGGCCAAAGATCGATGTAAAGTTAAGGGATGCCTTGGACAGGAGGTGGCAGTGTGCCACCATCCAGTGTGATTTTACCATGCCCGAGCGCTTTGACCTCACGTATATAGGTTCTGATGGGGGAAGGCACCGTCCGGTGATGCTTCACCGGGTGGTTTTGGGGGCCATGGAGCGTTTTATCGGCATCCTGATTGAGCATTATGGCGGAGCCTTTCCCATCTGGTTGTCCCCGGTGCAGGTGACCATCCTGACCGTCACGGATAGGAACATCCCCTATGGGGAAAAGGTCTACCAGCGCCTGTGGGAAGAAGGGGTTAGGGTGGAGCAGGACTTTCGGAACGAAAAATTGGGCTTCAAGATCAGGGAGGCCCAATTGCAGAAGGTCCCCTATATGCTGATTATCGGCGATAGGGAGCAGCATTCAGGGACCGTAGCCCCCAGGAGGAGGGATGGGGTGGATATGAAGGGGATGGCGCTGGAGAGATTTTTGGCCTTGATACGAGAGGAAGGCAAGATTCCAGGAAGCTAA
- a CDS encoding tyrosine--tRNA ligase yields MKDIYGILKERGFIEGVTDEEGLRGLLGSREITCYIGFDPTAPSLHVGSLIPIMSLVHMQRAGHRIIALVGGGTVLIGDPSGKKEMRQILTGEEVEKNSHGLKKQLSKYLDFGEGRALLLNNAEWLTRLNYIEFLRDIGRNFSVNRMLSAESYRARLETGLNFVEFNYMLLQAYDFLYLYREYDCLLQMGGSDQWGNIVAGVDLIRRVEGGAAYGMVFPLITTATGEKMGKTAQGAIWLDPEHTSPYEYYQYWINTDDRDVERFLALFTLLSMEEVREYGRLKGADLRRAKEVLAFEATKVTHGEVDAKEAREASRGVFAGEEGSLESMPTTFLENKRLERGIAAFELFAETGLCSSKGEARRLILQGGGYVNGRRLQETDERITKEHLWEGDIILRAGKKRYHRVVLKEG; encoded by the coding sequence ATGAAGGATATCTATGGTATCTTAAAAGAGAGGGGTTTTATCGAAGGGGTAACCGATGAAGAGGGTTTGAGGGGTCTTCTTGGGTCAAGGGAGATTACTTGTTATATCGGCTTCGACCCCACCGCCCCCAGCCTCCATGTGGGGAGCTTGATCCCCATCATGTCCTTGGTGCACATGCAGCGGGCCGGCCATCGGATCATTGCCCTGGTGGGGGGGGGTACGGTCCTTATCGGAGATCCCAGCGGAAAGAAGGAGATGAGGCAGATCCTCACCGGCGAAGAAGTAGAGAAGAACTCCCATGGTCTTAAGAAGCAACTTTCCAAATACCTCGATTTTGGTGAGGGCAGAGCCCTCCTTTTAAATAACGCCGAGTGGTTGACCAGATTAAACTACATCGAATTTCTGCGGGACATCGGAAGGAACTTTAGCGTCAACAGGATGCTGAGCGCCGAATCTTATCGGGCTAGGTTGGAGACAGGGCTGAATTTTGTGGAGTTCAACTATATGCTCCTGCAGGCCTATGACTTCTTGTATCTTTACCGTGAATATGATTGCCTCCTCCAGATGGGGGGAAGCGATCAATGGGGCAACATCGTGGCCGGGGTTGATCTGATCAGGAGGGTGGAGGGGGGGGCGGCATATGGCATGGTCTTCCCCCTGATCACCACAGCGACAGGGGAGAAGATGGGCAAGACCGCACAAGGGGCCATCTGGCTTGACCCCGAGCACACCTCTCCCTACGAATACTATCAATACTGGATAAACACTGATGATCGAGATGTGGAACGTTTCTTGGCCCTGTTCACCCTGCTATCTATGGAGGAAGTCAGGGAGTATGGCCGGCTCAAAGGGGCTGACCTCCGTCGGGCCAAGGAGGTCTTGGCCTTTGAAGCCACTAAGGTCACCCATGGTGAAGTGGATGCCAAAGAGGCCCGCGAGGCCTCAAGGGGGGTCTTCGCCGGCGAGGAAGGGAGCTTAGAGTCCATGCCCACCACCTTCTTGGAGAACAAACGCCTGGAGAGGGGGATAGCCGCCTTTGAACTCTTTGCCGAGACGGGTTTGTGTAGCTCTAAAGGGGAGGCGAGGAGATTGATCTTGCAGGGTGGCGGTTATGTAAATGGGAGGCGTCTCCAGGAGACTGATGAGCGGATCACCAAAGAGCATCTCTGGGAGGGAGACATCATCCTGCGGGCGGGCAAGAAGCGTTACCATCGGGTGGTGCTCAAGGAAGGGTAA
- a CDS encoding TIGR00282 family metallophosphoesterase, whose product MKILFIGDVVGKEGRRAVAELLPHLVGESIDFVIANGENAAGGMGITPQVAEVLLELGVNVITSGNHIWRKKEIIPFLEQESRLLRPANYPSGAPGRGSGIYATPDGKKVGVLNLEGRIFMKALESPFKMAEEHLSFLRRETEVIIVDFHAEATSEKMALGWFLDGDASAVLGTHTHVQTADERVLPGGTAYITDVGMTGPTDSVIGIKKETALERFLTMLPNKFEPAKGGIELQGVIVEVDEGTGLSLGIHRIKMGLDQQNG is encoded by the coding sequence TTGAAGATATTATTTATCGGAGATGTGGTAGGGAAGGAAGGAAGGCGAGCTGTGGCAGAGCTCCTCCCCCATCTGGTGGGTGAAAGTATTGACTTTGTCATCGCCAACGGAGAGAACGCCGCGGGGGGGATGGGGATTACCCCCCAGGTTGCTGAGGTGTTGTTGGAGCTGGGTGTCAACGTCATCACATCCGGAAACCACATCTGGAGAAAAAAGGAGATCATCCCCTTTCTGGAGCAGGAGTCCCGTCTCCTGCGCCCTGCCAACTACCCTTCTGGTGCACCAGGCAGGGGGAGCGGGATATATGCTACCCCTGATGGGAAAAAGGTCGGCGTCTTAAACTTGGAAGGGCGGATCTTCATGAAGGCCTTGGAGTCGCCTTTTAAGATGGCTGAGGAGCATCTATCCTTTTTAAGGAGGGAAACTGAAGTGATTATCGTCGACTTCCATGCAGAGGCCACTTCGGAGAAGATGGCCCTTGGTTGGTTCCTCGATGGTGACGCCAGTGCCGTTCTGGGGACCCATACCCATGTCCAGACGGCCGACGAGAGGGTGTTGCCTGGGGGCACTGCCTATATCACCGATGTGGGAATGACCGGCCCCACTGACTCCGTGATTGGTATAAAAAAAGAGACCGCCCTGGAGAGATTTCTTACTATGCTCCCCAACAAGTTTGAGCCGGCCAAGGGGGGAATAGAGCTTCAAGGGGTGATCGTAGAGGTGGATGAGGGGACCGGTCTAAGTTTAGGGATCCACAGGATTAAGATGGGGTTGGATCAACAGAACGGATGA
- the rny gene encoding ribonuclease Y, with protein MQISPLILVIVLAAASGLGLLIGFLIRKRLGEVRLESAEKVAERIIAEAEKKAEMLKKEALLQAKDSLYQIKAEFDKEMTDKRAELQRLEKRLLQREANIDKKVDILDSKEIEINKRERTLAEKEKWVTEQERKYQELLVEERSRLEKIANITSEEAKRLLMERMEGEARHEAAKRIKEIEDETREQAVKKAKEIISLAVQRYAGEYVAEKTVSLVNLPNEEMKGRIIGREGRNIRALEAATGVDLIIDDTPEAVILSGFNPIRREIARIALERLISDGRIHPARIEEIVPKVEQEIETSIKEAGEQAAFDVGVHGLHPELIKMIGKLKYRTSFAQNVYQHSIEVAFLCGIMASELNLNVKQAKRAGLLHDIGKAVDHEVEGVHATIGADLARKYGESEEVVNAIAAHHDEVSSNNILAVLVQAADALSGARPGARREMFETYVNRLEDLERIASSFPGVEKSYAIQAGREVRIIVQNEEISDEEAVMLSRDIAHKIEKELSYPGQIKVTVIRETRVVEYAK; from the coding sequence ATGCAGATTTCTCCTTTAATTTTAGTTATTGTCCTTGCTGCTGCCAGCGGGTTAGGTCTCTTGATAGGTTTTCTCATCCGCAAGAGGTTGGGGGAGGTCAGGTTGGAGTCAGCGGAGAAGGTCGCCGAGAGGATAATAGCCGAGGCCGAGAAGAAGGCGGAGATGCTGAAAAAGGAGGCCCTCCTTCAGGCCAAGGACAGCCTATATCAGATCAAGGCCGAGTTTGATAAGGAAATGACCGATAAAAGGGCCGAACTCCAAAGGCTGGAAAAGAGACTCCTGCAAAGAGAGGCCAATATTGACAAGAAGGTGGATATATTGGATTCCAAGGAGATCGAGATCAACAAGAGGGAGAGGACCCTGGCAGAGAAGGAGAAATGGGTGACGGAACAGGAGAGGAAGTATCAGGAGCTGTTGGTGGAGGAGAGGTCCAGGCTGGAGAAGATCGCCAATATCACCTCCGAGGAGGCCAAGAGGTTGCTGATGGAAAGGATGGAGGGTGAGGCGCGACATGAGGCCGCCAAGAGGATAAAAGAGATCGAGGATGAGACGCGGGAGCAGGCGGTCAAGAAGGCAAAAGAGATTATCAGCCTGGCCGTACAGAGGTATGCTGGGGAGTACGTGGCAGAGAAGACGGTCTCGTTGGTCAATCTCCCCAACGAGGAGATGAAGGGGAGGATAATCGGTAGGGAAGGGAGGAACATCCGGGCCTTAGAGGCGGCCACGGGGGTGGATCTAATCATCGACGATACCCCTGAGGCGGTGATCCTGTCAGGATTTAACCCCATCAGGCGAGAGATCGCCAGGATAGCCCTCGAGAGGTTGATCAGCGACGGGAGGATCCACCCGGCTAGGATAGAGGAGATTGTTCCCAAGGTGGAACAGGAAATAGAAACCAGCATAAAGGAGGCAGGGGAACAGGCCGCCTTCGATGTAGGAGTACATGGGTTGCATCCCGAGTTGATCAAGATGATAGGTAAGTTGAAGTACAGGACCAGCTTCGCTCAAAACGTATATCAGCACTCTATAGAAGTGGCCTTTCTCTGTGGGATAATGGCCTCTGAATTGAATCTGAACGTGAAGCAAGCCAAGAGGGCAGGGCTCCTGCACGATATCGGCAAGGCAGTGGATCATGAGGTGGAAGGGGTCCACGCGACCATCGGTGCCGATTTGGCCAGGAAATATGGGGAATCTGAAGAGGTGGTAAATGCCATTGCCGCCCACCACGACGAGGTCAGCTCTAACAACATCTTGGCGGTCTTGGTCCAGGCGGCCGATGCCCTCTCCGGGGCCCGGCCCGGGGCCCGGAGGGAGATGTTTGAAACCTATGTTAACCGTCTCGAGGATCTGGAGAGGATCGCTAGCTCCTTTCCGGGTGTGGAGAAGTCCTACGCCATTCAGGCGGGCAGGGAGGTGCGTATCATCGTCCAAAATGAGGAGATCTCCGATGAGGAGGCGGTGATGCTCTCGCGGGACATCGCCCACAAGATTGAGAAGGAGCTGAGCTACCCCGGACAGATAAAGGTGACGGTCATCAGGGAGACAAGGGTCGTGGAGTACGCAAAATAG
- a CDS encoding cell division protein ZapA produces MVKRGAEVEIFGKRYVLKSDFPEKQVREVGTYVDGKMREVAEETKTVDTLHIAILTALNIAHEYLQEKGEKEELLQRIEEMAERLEEFIALKMG; encoded by the coding sequence ATGGTGAAGAGGGGCGCAGAGGTTGAGATTTTCGGAAAACGGTATGTGCTGAAGAGTGATTTTCCTGAGAAACAGGTTAGGGAAGTGGGTACCTATGTGGATGGGAAGATGAGAGAGGTTGCGGAGGAAACCAAAACGGTGGACACCCTTCATATAGCAATCTTGACGGCCTTGAATATAGCCCATGAATATCTGCAGGAGAAGGGGGAAAAAGAAGAGCTCCTGCAGCGGATAGAGGAAATGGCCGAGCGACTGGAGGAATTTATAGCCTTAAAAATGGGGTAA
- the zapB gene encoding cell division protein ZapB, which yields MEKEREIDEFVVLEERLNKILEGYTTLKGEREKLISQIKEKQEEVERFKGEVSSLKKERLEVRTRIERLIERLEEIPLDH from the coding sequence ATGGAAAAGGAGAGGGAAATCGATGAATTTGTGGTTTTAGAGGAGAGATTAAACAAGATATTGGAGGGATACACCACATTAAAGGGAGAGAGAGAAAAACTTATCTCCCAGATTAAAGAAAAACAGGAGGAAGTAGAGAGGTTTAAAGGAGAGGTTTCCTCCCTAAAGAAGGAGAGGTTGGAGGTCCGCACGAGGATAGAACGGCTTATAGAGAGGTTGGAGGAAATCCCCTTAGATCATTAA
- the prfB gene encoding peptide chain release factor 2 (programmed frameshift), with protein MMEELRKIYAEQKGRLENLRGHLDIEKKGKRVEEIEKVESNPSFWENPQQAKDVLREKGNLLRSIDSWEALAKELEEVEILLEIAEVEDGGEVEEAQRRLEGAEKRLRFLELEGMFTEYEDRRNAIVSINAGAGGTEAQDWAEMLLRMYLRWAECRGFSTEIVDILAGEEAGIKNVTFMVKGEYAYGHLKAELGIHRLVRISPFDTGKRRHTSFASVSVYAETPDDVVIETDEADLRIDTFRASGAGGQHVNKTDSAVRITHLPTGIVVQCQNERSQHKNKATAMKILRARLYELEMRKRAQKMEEFHKSKKEIAWGNQIRSYILHPYRLVKDHRTGVERGDAENVLDGDIDVFIESYLMNR; from the exons ATGATGGAGGAACTAAGAAAGATATACGCTGAACAAAAAGGACGATTAGAGAACTTACGAGGTCATCTT GACATTGAGAAAAAGGGAAAGCGGGTTGAAGAGATCGAGAAAGTAGAGTCGAACCCAAGTTTTTGGGAGAATCCGCAACAGGCGAAGGATGTATTAAGGGAAAAGGGGAATCTTCTCCGGTCCATCGACTCATGGGAGGCCTTGGCTAAAGAGTTGGAGGAGGTGGAGATCCTTTTGGAGATAGCCGAGGTGGAGGATGGGGGAGAGGTCGAAGAGGCCCAAAGGAGGTTGGAAGGGGCCGAAAAGAGGCTCAGGTTCCTGGAACTGGAGGGGATGTTCACCGAATATGAGGATCGCCGCAACGCCATTGTCAGCATCAACGCTGGTGCCGGAGGGACAGAGGCTCAAGACTGGGCCGAGATGTTGTTGCGTATGTATCTGAGATGGGCCGAGTGCAGGGGCTTTTCTACAGAGATAGTCGATATCCTCGCAGGTGAAGAGGCGGGTATAAAGAACGTAACCTTTATGGTGAAGGGGGAATACGCCTATGGACATCTGAAGGCCGAGTTGGGCATTCATCGGTTGGTGCGGATTTCCCCCTTTGACACAGGGAAGAGACGCCATACTTCCTTTGCCTCTGTATCTGTCTACGCGGAGACCCCCGACGATGTGGTAATTGAGACTGACGAGGCCGATCTTAGGATAGATACCTTCAGGGCCAGTGGGGCAGGGGGGCAGCATGTGAACAAGACCGATTCCGCCGTTCGGATTACCCATCTCCCCACAGGGATCGTGGTCCAGTGCCAAAATGAACGTTCTCAGCACAAAAACAAGGCCACAGCAATGAAGATCCTCAGGGCCCGCCTCTATGAACTGGAGATGCGCAAACGGGCGCAAAAGATGGAGGAGTTCCACAAGAGCAAAAAGGAGATTGCTTGGGGGAATCAGATCCGTTCCTATATCCTGCACCCCTATCGGCTGGTCAAAGACCACCGCACTGGGGTGGAAAGAGGGGATGCGGAGAATGTTTTAGATGGGGATATAGACGTCTTTATAGAGAGCTATCTCATGAATAGATAG